Below is a window of Shinella sp. PSBB067 DNA.
GCGGGCAGGATCGGCATGCCGCCGGCAAGCAGCACGGCGATCAGCATTCCGCACAGCGCCACGACCGAGCCGACCGACAGGTCGATATTGCCGGTGAGGATGACGAAGGTCATGCCGACCGCGACCACGCCGACCACGGCGGCCTGCTGGAAGAGGTTGGCGATGTTGGTCGGCGTCAGGAAGTTCGGCGACAGCACCGCCGCGATCGCCACGACGACGAGGAAGATCGCGATGAAATTGTACTCGATCAGGAGATCGGCGATGCGGCGCCCGGAATTGCGCGCCGGCGGAACGCCCGTCGCAGTCTCAGTCATGATGGTGGTCTCCGAGAATCTGATGCTTCAGGATGGTGTCCTGGTCGGTCGTGGCGGGGTCGAAGCGGGCGATGTTGCGCCCCTCGTGGAAGACCCAGATCGTGTCGCAGGCCGCGTAGAGCTCGTCCAGTTCGGATGAGGCGACGATCACCGCCGCACCGTCCGCCGCCAGTTCGTCGACCAGCCGGTAGAGGTCGGCCTTGGCGCCGATGTCGAGGCCGCGCGACGGCTCGTCGAGCAGGAGGAGCTTGGCGCCCTTGATGATCCACTTCGCCAGCACGACCTTCTGCTGGTTGCCGCCCGAGAGCTGGACGACCTTCTGTTCGGGCGAGCCGTATTTGGTGGAAAGCTGCCGCAGGACCGGAACGGTCCGCGCCTTCAGGAGGCCGTGCCGGGCGAGGAACTGGCCCTGCATGGCCGGCAGCGTGGCGTTGCGGTAGATCGGCGCGTCGAGGATGAGGCCTTCCGTCTTACGGCTTTCGGGCACGAGCCCGAGGCCGGCGGCGATGGCGTCGCGCGGCGACCTTGCCTTGTAGGGCCGGCCGTGGAGCGTCATCTGCGCCTCGTGCGGGTCGGCCCCGAAAAGCGCCTTCAGGAAGGAGGTGCGGCCGGAGCCGTTGAGGCCGGTGAGCCCGCAGATCTCGCCGCGCCGCAGTTCGAAATCGCTGATGTCGAGGCCCTGCGCGCCCGTCAGCCTGTTGACCTTCAGCACGACCTCGCCCGTGACGGGCGCGCGCTCGCGGCGCTCCACGAAGGCGCGGTCGCGGCCGAGGATGGCCTCCACCAGCGCGCTGTCCGGCGTGCCCTCGACGTCGAAGGTCTCGATGGTCCGCCCGCCGCGCAGGACCGTCACGCGGTCGCCGATCTCGCGCAGCTCCCCCAGCCTGTGGCTGACATAGAGGATCGCGACACCCTGCGCGGTCAGTTCCCGGATGACGCGGAACACGGCCTTCAGCTCGGTCTCGTTGAGCGCCGCCGACGGCTCGTCCATGATGATGACCCTGGCCTCGCGCGTCAGCGAGCGGGCGATGGCCGTCAGCTGCTGGTTGGCGATGGACAGGTTCCCCACCCGCTGTTCGGGGCCGAAGGTCGCCCCGACCCGGGCCAGCGC
It encodes the following:
- a CDS encoding sugar ABC transporter ATP-binding protein → MTQDVLTIEGLSKRFPPGIVALDEANIAVRRGEVHCLLGANGAGKSTFLKLIAGALSPSAGNIRVDGQPVHFRAPAEAAAAGISMIYQELDLVPQLTVAENLFLGHPPSRFGFLDKRGRQARAREALARVGATFGPEQRVGNLSIANQQLTAIARSLTREARVIIMDEPSAALNETELKAVFRVIRELTAQGVAILYVSHRLGELREIGDRVTVLRGGRTIETFDVEGTPDSALVEAILGRDRAFVERRERAPVTGEVVLKVNRLTGAQGLDISDFELRRGEICGLTGLNGSGRTSFLKALFGADPHEAQMTLHGRPYKARSPRDAIAAGLGLVPESRKTEGLILDAPIYRNATLPAMQGQFLARHGLLKARTVPVLRQLSTKYGSPEQKVVQLSGGNQQKVVLAKWIIKGAKLLLLDEPSRGLDIGAKADLYRLVDELAADGAAVIVASSELDELYAACDTIWVFHEGRNIARFDPATTDQDTILKHQILGDHHHD